From Primulina huaijiensis isolate GDHJ02 chromosome 15, ASM1229523v2, whole genome shotgun sequence, one genomic window encodes:
- the LOC140958245 gene encoding transcription factor ILR3-like isoform X2, giving the protein MISPETTNWLYEYGCEDIPVPDAPGSGFSWHIQHLNGSSNVSFEIDDSIGESAVQKETGSKKRARTESCAPSSSKACREKQRRDRLNDKFVELGALLEPERPPKTDKAAVLVDAVRMVTQLRGEARKLKDSNLNLQEKVKELKAEKNELRDEKQKLKTEKEKLEQQIKALSTPQPGFFHAPPTISPTFNAQSQAAGNKLVPIMSYPGVAMWQFMPPAAVDTSQDHVLRPPVA; this is encoded by the exons ATGATTTCACCGGAGACCACGAATTGGCTGTACGAGTATGGGTGCGAGGACATCCCTGTCCCTGATGCCCCAGGTTCTGGGTTTTCTTGGCATATTCAACACTTGAACGGATCATCGAATGTCAG TTTCGAAATCGATGACTCAATTGGGGAATCAGCTGTTCAGAAGGAAACTGGCTCAAAAAAAAG AGCTAGAACTGAATCATGTGCTCCATCAAGCTCCAAAGCATGCAGAGAGAAACAGCGTAGAGATAGGCTCAATGACAA GTTTGTAGAATTGGGTGCGCTCCTTGAGCCTGAGAGGCCTCCCAAAACAGACAAGGCTGCTGTTTTGGTTGATGCTGTTCGAATGGTGACTCAGCTAAGAGGTGAAGCTCGGAAGCTGAAAGACTCGAACTTGAATCTCCAGGAGAAGGTCAAAGAGCTGAAG GCTGAGAAGAATGAGCTTAGGGATGAGAAGCAGAAGCTGAAGACTGAAAAGGAGAAGCTGGAGCAACAGATAAAGGCATTGAGTACGCCCCAGCCAGGCTTTTTCCATGCTCCTCCTACCATTTCTCCCACGTTTAATGCTCAAAGCCAAGCTGCAGGCAACAAGTTGGTACCTATCATGAGTTACCCAGGTGTTGCTATGTGGCAGTTCATGCCACCTGCTGCTGTTGATACTTCACAGGACCATGTGCTTCGCCCACCAGTTGCCTAA
- the LOC140958245 gene encoding transcription factor ILR3-like isoform X1: MISPETTNWLYEYGCEDIPVPDAPGSGFSWHIQHLNGSSNVSFEIDDSIGESAVQKETGSKKRARTESCAPSSSKACREKQRRDRLNDKFVELGALLEPERPPKTDKAAVLVDAVRMVTQLRGEARKLKDSNLNLQEKVKELKARKNELRDEKQKLKTEKEKLEQQIKALSTPQPGFFHAPPTISPTFNAQSQAAGNKLVPIMSYPGVAMWQFMPPAAVDTSQDHVLRPPVA, from the exons ATGATTTCACCGGAGACCACGAATTGGCTGTACGAGTATGGGTGCGAGGACATCCCTGTCCCTGATGCCCCAGGTTCTGGGTTTTCTTGGCATATTCAACACTTGAACGGATCATCGAATGTCAG TTTCGAAATCGATGACTCAATTGGGGAATCAGCTGTTCAGAAGGAAACTGGCTCAAAAAAAAG AGCTAGAACTGAATCATGTGCTCCATCAAGCTCCAAAGCATGCAGAGAGAAACAGCGTAGAGATAGGCTCAATGACAA GTTTGTAGAATTGGGTGCGCTCCTTGAGCCTGAGAGGCCTCCCAAAACAGACAAGGCTGCTGTTTTGGTTGATGCTGTTCGAATGGTGACTCAGCTAAGAGGTGAAGCTCGGAAGCTGAAAGACTCGAACTTGAATCTCCAGGAGAAGGTCAAAGAGCTGAAGGCAAGA AAGAATGAGCTTAGGGATGAGAAGCAGAAGCTGAAGACTGAAAAGGAGAAGCTGGAGCAACAGATAAAGGCATTGAGTACGCCCCAGCCAGGCTTTTTCCATGCTCCTCCTACCATTTCTCCCACGTTTAATGCTCAAAGCCAAGCTGCAGGCAACAAGTTGGTACCTATCATGAGTTACCCAGGTGTTGCTATGTGGCAGTTCATGCCACCTGCTGCTGTTGATACTTCACAGGACCATGTGCTTCGCCCACCAGTTGCCTAA